The Pseudomonas fulva 12-X sequence TGTCGACCTGACGGCCCTGCTCGGCGTAGTAGCGCTTGGCGACGTTGACGAACTTGGTGGCCACGCGCAGGCGGCCCTTCGGCTCGGGCGCGCCCACGGCACCGGCGGTCATCAACTTGCAGCGGGCGATACGCAGGTCCAGCGGCTCGTAGAGCCCCTGGCCGCCGTACTCGAGCAGCACGTCCTTGCCGGCCACACCGAGGTCGGCGGCGCCGTGTTCGACGTAGGTCGGCACATCGGTGGCGCGCACGATCAGCAGGCGCACATCGTCCTGGGTGGTCGGAATGATCAGCTTGCGGCTCTTGTCCGGATTCTCGGTCGGCACGATGCCTGCCGCCGCGAGCAGCGGCAGGGTGTCGTCGAGAATACGGCCTTTGGACAGGGCAATGGTCAGCATGTGGTCAGCCCGGCACGCGGCGAATCTTCGCCCCCAGCAATTGCAGTTTTTCCTCGATGCATTCGTAACCACGGTCGATGTGGTAGATGCGATCGATCACGGTGTCGCCCTGGGCGACCAGCGCGGCGATGACCAGGCTCGCCGAAGCGCGCAGGTCGGTGGCCATCACCGGAGCACCCTTGAGCTGCGGCGCACCGGTGACGATGGCGGTGTTGCCCTCGACCTGGATATGCGCGCCCATGCGGCTCATTTCGTATACGTGCATGAAGCGGTTTTCGAAGATGGTTTCGATGACCGTGCCAGTGCCTTCGGCAATGGCGTTGAGGGCGATGAACTGCGCCTGCATGTCGGTCGGGAACGCCGGATACGGCGCGGTACGCAGGCTCACGGCCTTCGGACGCTTGCCCTTCATGTCCAGCTCGATCCAGTCGGCGCCGGTGGTGATTTCGGCGCCCGCTTCCTGCAACTTGGCCAGTACGGCTTCCAGCGTGCTCGGATCGGCGTCCTTGACCTTGACGCGGCCACCGGTGGCAGCGGCGGCAACCAGGTAAGTGCCGGTTTCGATACGGTCGGGCATCACGTTGAAACGTGCGCCATGCAGGCGCTCGACGCCATCGATGGTGATGGTATCGGTGCCGGCGCCCTGAATCTTCGCGCCCATGGCGATCAGGCAGTTGGCCAGATCCACTACTTCCGGTTCACGCGCGGCGTTCTCCAGAACGGTGCGGCCCTTGGCCAGGGTGGCAGCCATCAGGATGTTTTCGGTGCCGGTCACACTGACCATATCGAAGAAGAAGTGCGCACCGCGCAGGCCGCCTTCAGGGGCCTTGGCCTTGATGTAGCCGCCTTCGACGTCGATGATCGCGCCCATGGCTTCGAGGCCACGGATGTGCAGGTCGACCGGACGCGAACCAATGGCGCAACCGCCCGGCAGCGCCACTTCGGCCTCGCCGAAACGGGCAACCATGGGGCCGAGCACCAGGATCGAAGCGCGCATGGTTTTCACCAGCTCGTAGGGCGCAACCAGCGTCTTCATGGTGCGCGCATCCACTTCGACGCTGAGCTTCTCGTCGATGACCGGCTCGATGCCCATGCGGCCGAACAGCTCGATCATCGTGGTGATGTCGTGCAGGTGCGGCAGGTTGCAGATAGTCACCGGCGCGTCACCCAGCAGGGTGGCGGCGAGGATCGGCAATGCGGAGTTCTTCGCACCGGAAATGCGGATTTCGCCGTCGAGACGGACGCCGCCGGTAATGCTCAATTTATCCATAGCTAATTCGTCGTCTCAGGAACGCGCGGCCCAGTCGGCACGGCTGAAGAATTTCATGCTCACGGCGTGGATGCTGCCATCGGCGATCCATGGGTTGAGATGAGCGTAGATCTGTTGCTGACGCTTGACCGGGCTGAGGCCGGCCAACTCGTCGCTGATCAGGTTGAGCTGGAAATTGCAGCCTTCGCCCTCGACCTCTACCTGAACATCCGGCAGTTTGGTCTCCAAGAAACTTTTTACCTCAAGGGCCTGCATGCTCAACCTCGATCAACGTGTTCAATAGGCGTGGACGTCGCCAGGCGACATCTGTGTAAAGCGTGAGCCGGTACCCAGGCAGTCGGTGATCATGGGCCTGGAGGCATGGGGCCGGCATCATACCAAAAAATCACCAGCGGCGATTTACCGCTGCAGTTCGACTTCGCGGGTTCCGACAAGTGCCCTGTTGCTGCCCAGGCTCAGGCTGGAATCGGCAGTACGTGCTGCAACTCGCAGACCTTGGCGATGCCGCTCATGTCCTGGGGCAAGCCACGCACGCTCAGTTGCTTGCCGGCCGCGCGCGCATCGCGCATGTAGCAGAGCAGCAGCGACAGGCCGACGCTGCTGGACTTCTCGACCGCCGAGCAATCGATCACGCACTCGGCGCCCTGCAGATTACGAATCAGCCGCCCGCCCTGCTCACGCAAGGCCGGGCCGCTCTGGTAATCGAGCACGCCGCTGAGGGCGAGCACGCCCGGCGCCTGCTCGATGATGGCTGCCGAACTCACTGCGTACCCCGGGCCTGGCGGGCCTTGGCAACGGTGTCGGCCCAGCTGTCGATGACCTTGTCGAGGTCATTGCGATTGTTCTGCATCGACTGGGCGAACTGATCGCGGAACAGCTTGCCGACGTTGATGCCGTTGATCACTACGTTACGCAGCTTCCAGGTGCCGTCCATCGCGACCATGGTGTACGACAGCGGGTACACGGTGCCCTTGCCGTCGCGAATTTCCATGTTCACGGAGGTGCGCTGCGGATCCTGCTTGCCGGAAGCGGGAATCACGCGAATGTCCTGGTTGTTGTACTCCAGCAGCGCGTTGCCATAGAACTGCATCAGGCTGCGCTTGAAGTTTTCCTGGAAACGGGTCATCTGCTCGGGCGTGGCTTCGCGGGAGTAACGCACGGTCATCACGCTGCGCGAGATGCCGTCGACATCCACCACGGGGCCGAGAATCTCGTTGAGCGACTTATAGAAGGCGTCCGGATTCTTGCGGTATTCGTCCTTGTTGGCCTTCAGATCAGCCAGCAGGGTGTCGGTGGTCTTCTGCACCACTTCGTGAGCAGCAGGCGCCGCCATGGCCAGCAGAGGCAGAGCGGCCAGCAGAGCGACAAGGCTGTTGCGCAGGGTCTTGATCATCATCGGGTACCTCATTGGCTTTGCTGATCCTTGTTGACCGAATTGAGCAGGAACTTGCCAATCAGGTCTTCAAGTACCAGGGAAGACTGGGTGTCGTGGATGGTTCCGCCATCGGCCAGCAACTGTTCATCGCCGCCGACGCTGATCCCCACATACTTCTCGCCAAGCAGACCAGCGGTCAGGATCGACGCGGTGGAGTCCACCGGAAGATTGTCGACAGCGCTGTCGAGTTCCATCGTTACGCGCCCGGTGTAGCTGTCGCGATCCAGATCGATAGCCGTGACGCGGCCGATATTGACGCCCGCCATGGTCACCTTGGCGCGCACGGTCAGGCCGGCAATATTGTCGAAATAGGCGTATACCTTGTAGGTATCGACGCTGCTACCGGGTGCCAGGCCGCTGACGCGCAAAGCCAGCAGCATCAGAGCCAGCAAGCCGGCGAGCAGGAACAGGCCGACACCGATTTCCATCGTGCGGTTTTGCATCAGAAATCTCCAAACATCAAAGCGGTCAGAATGAAGTCCAGGCCCAGTACGGCCAGCGAGGCATACACCACGGTGCGCGTGGTCGCACGGCTGATGCCTTCGGAAGTGGCTTCGCAGTCGTAACCCTGGAACACGGCGATCCAGGTCACCACGAAGGCAAAGACGATGCTTTTGATCACACCATTGAGCACGTCTTCGCGGAAAGAAACGCTGTTCTGCATATTGGCCCAGAACGAGCCCTCGTAAACGCCCAGCCAGTCCACGGCGACCATCGCGCCGCCCCAGATGCCGACCACGCTGAAAATCATCGCCAGCAGCGGCATGGAAATGAAGCCGGCCCACAATCGTGGCGCAACGATGTGCTTGAGCGGGTCGACACCGATCATCGCCAGACTCGACAGCTGCTCTGTGGACTTCATGTTGCCGATCTCGGCGGTGAGCGCCGAGCCGGCACGCCCGGCGAACAGCAGCGCGGTCACCACCGGCCCCAGCTCACGCAACAGGGTCAGGGCAACCATCTGCCCGACCGCCTGCTCGGAGCCGTACTTGGCCAGAATGCTGAAGCCTTGCAGCGACAACACCATGCCGATGAACACGCCCGAGACGATAATGATCGCCAGCGACAGCACGCCCACCGAATACAGCTGCTTGATCAACAGCTGCAGGCCATTGCCCGAGGTGCCGCGGCCAAACAGCGCACGCAGCAGAAAGATCGTCGAACGCCCCAGCGCGGCGACCACATCGATACCCGCACGCCCGAACAGGCGAACGCGTTCGAGTGAAGATGTCCTGCGCATCAGCGCCCTCCCAGTAGATCGTCGTGGTAATTCGGCGCTTGGAAATGGAAGGGAACCGGACCATCCGGCGTTCCCTGCATGAATTGACGCACCCGCGGATTATCCGAGTCACGCAGCTCGGCCGGCGTTCCCTGGCCCAGCACCTGGCTGTCACCGACCACATAGATGTAGTCGGCGATACTGGCCGTCTCGGCCAGGTCGTGGGAAACCACGATGCTGGTGATGCCCAGCGCATCGTTGAGCAGACGAATCAGCCGAACCAGCACGCCCATGGCGATCGGGTCCTGGCCAACGAACGGCTCGTCATACATGAGGATCTGCGGATCCAGCGCGATGGCTCGCGCCAGCGCCACGCGACGCTTCATGCCACCGGACAGCTCATCAGGCATCAGCTCGATGGCGCCACGCAAGCCGACGGCCTGCAGCTTCATCAGAACAATGTCACGAATCATTTCTTCGGGCAGTTGGGTGTGCACCCGCAGCGGAAAGGCCACGTTCTCGAACACATCGAGATCGGTGAACAGCGCACCGCTCTGGAACAGCACGCCCATCTGCTTGCGCATGTCGAACAGTTCACTGCGCGACAGGTCCGGCAGGTTCAGGCCATTGACGTGGATCTCGCCGGCGCTGGGGCGCAGCTCGGCGGCGATCAGGCGCAGCAAAGTGGTCTTGCCGCAGCCGGACGGGCCCATGATCCCGGTGACCTTGCCCCGCGGGATACAGATATCGACGTTCTTGAAGATGTGTCGCTCGCCGCGCTGAAAACTTACGTTCTTAAGCTCGACCGCGTACTGATTTTCCGCGCTCATCGGAACTCCATTGCGTACTGCCTTCCTAATCAGACGCCCGGGATCGGGACAAGGGCACTCCATTCGCCCTCTCAAAACGGCTGCGGACTATAGCACTTGCCCATTTGGCCGCCAAAGCCGAGCAATGCCGGTGTTCAGGGTTGTGACAGCTTTGCCATTAATAGGCTGGCGCATGAATGATGAGTCGCCAGGGCTTTCCCGCTATAATCCCCGTCTTTTTCGTCGAGCAGTCCAAGCCGAGCATGAACCAGACCCGCGACCTGATTGATTCCGCACAGCGCACCATTCGCCTCGAGATAGAGGCAGTTCAGGAGCTGCTGCCTCGTATCGACGCCAATTTCGTCAAGGCCTGCGAGCTGATTCTGGCCAGCAAGGGCCGCGTGGTCGTGGTGGGCATGGGCAAGTCCGGGCATATCGGCAACAAGATCGCCGCGACGCTGGCGAGCACCGGCACCACCGCCTTTTTCGTGCACCCGGCCGAGGCCAGCCACGGCGACATGGGCATGATCACCCGCGATGACGTGGTGCTGGCTCTGTCCAACTCGGGTTCCACCGCGGAAATTGTCACCCTGTTGCCATTGATCAAGCGCCTCGGCATCACCCTGATCAGCATGACCGGCAACCCCGAGTCGCCGCTGTCCAAGGCCGCCGAAGTCAACCTCGACACCCGCGTCGCCAAGGAAGCCTGCCCGCTCAACCTGGCGCCAACTTCCTCGACCACTGCCGCCCTGGTACTGGGCGACGCCCTGGCCATCGCCCTGCTCGAAGCCCGCGGTTTCACCGCCGAAGACTTCGCCTTCTCGCACCCGGGTGGCGCCCTGGGCCGCCGCCTGTTGCTCAAGGTGGAGAACGTCATGCATGCCGGCGACAGCCTGCCTCAGGTCAAGCGCGGCACCAGCCTGCGCGAAGCCCTGCTGGAGATGACCCAGAAAGGTTTGGGCATGACCGCCGTTCTGGAAAACGACGGCCGCCTGGCCGGCATCTTCACCGACGGCGACCTGCGCCGAGCGCTGGACAAAGGCATCGACGTGCGTGACGCACGCATCGACGAAGTCATGACCCCCCACGGCAAGACCGCAAGGGCTGACATGCTGGCCGCCGAAGCCCTGAAGATCATGGAAGACAACAAGATCAGCGCGCTGGTGGTGATCGACGCAGAGGGCTTTCCGATTGGCGCCTTCAACCTGGGCGATCTGCTGCGCGCGGGGGTCATGTGATGAACGACCTGCTGAAGCGCACCCAGGCCATCAAACTGGCGATCTTCGATGTCGACGGCGTACTGACCGACGGCAAGCTGTACTTTCTGGTCGATGGCAGCGAGTTCAAGACCTTCAACACGCTCGACGGCCAGGGCATCAAGATGCTCATCAACTCTGGCGTGCGCACCGCCATCATCAGCGGCCGCAAGACCCCAGTGGTCGAGCGCCGCGCGCAGAACCTCGGCATCCAGCACCTGTACCAGGGCCGCGAGGACAAGCTCGACGTCCTCGACGAGCTGCTCGCCGAACTGGGCCTGAGCTACGAGCAGGTCGCCTACCTGGGCGATGATCTGCCGGACCTGCCAGTAATTCGCCGTGTCGGCCTGGGCATGGCCGTGGCCAGCGCTAATGAGTTCGTCCGCGAGCATGCCCATGGCGTGACCCGTGCACGAGGCGGCGAGGGCGCTGCCCGTGAATTCTGTGAACTGATCATGCGCGGACAGGGCACGCTCGACGCCGCCCAGTCCGCCTACCTCTAGGGCCTGCCGATGCTGCGCAAATACCTCACTCCCGTTCTGCTGACCTTCGGCGCTCTGCTGGTGGTCGCGGCCGGTTACTGGAACATCAACCCGGACAGCTTTTCCGGCACGCCGCAGCACACCGGGCCGGAAAATCCGATCGATTTCTATGCGGTCAATGCGCGCAGCATTCAGTACCTGCCTGACGGCCGGGTACAGAACGACATGACCAGCGAAAAGCTCGAACATGTACAGAGCACCGACACCACCCTGCTGACCGAGCCGCGCATGAA is a genomic window containing:
- the hisG gene encoding ATP phosphoribosyltransferase, with protein sequence MLTIALSKGRILDDTLPLLAAAGIVPTENPDKSRKLIIPTTQDDVRLLIVRATDVPTYVEHGAADLGVAGKDVLLEYGGQGLYEPLDLRIARCKLMTAGAVGAPEPKGRLRVATKFVNVAKRYYAEQGRQVDIIKLYGSMELAPLVGLADKIIDVVDTGNTLKANGLEAQELIAHISSRLIVNKASMKMQHGRLQALIDTLREAVESHHPH
- the murA gene encoding UDP-N-acetylglucosamine 1-carboxyvinyltransferase; the encoded protein is MDKLSITGGVRLDGEIRISGAKNSALPILAATLLGDAPVTICNLPHLHDITTMIELFGRMGIEPVIDEKLSVEVDARTMKTLVAPYELVKTMRASILVLGPMVARFGEAEVALPGGCAIGSRPVDLHIRGLEAMGAIIDVEGGYIKAKAPEGGLRGAHFFFDMVSVTGTENILMAATLAKGRTVLENAAREPEVVDLANCLIAMGAKIQGAGTDTITIDGVERLHGARFNVMPDRIETGTYLVAAAATGGRVKVKDADPSTLEAVLAKLQEAGAEITTGADWIELDMKGKRPKAVSLRTAPYPAFPTDMQAQFIALNAIAEGTGTVIETIFENRFMHVYEMSRMGAHIQVEGNTAIVTGAPQLKGAPVMATDLRASASLVIAALVAQGDTVIDRIYHIDRGYECIEEKLQLLGAKIRRVPG
- a CDS encoding BolA family protein, whose product is MQALEVKSFLETKLPDVQVEVEGEGCNFQLNLISDELAGLSPVKRQQQIYAHLNPWIADGSIHAVSMKFFSRADWAARS
- a CDS encoding STAS domain-containing protein, with product MSSAAIIEQAPGVLALSGVLDYQSGPALREQGGRLIRNLQGAECVIDCSAVEKSSSVGLSLLLCYMRDARAAGKQLSVRGLPQDMSGIAKVCELQHVLPIPA
- a CDS encoding MlaC/ttg2D family ABC transporter substrate-binding protein translates to MIKTLRNSLVALLAALPLLAMAAPAAHEVVQKTTDTLLADLKANKDEYRKNPDAFYKSLNEILGPVVDVDGISRSVMTVRYSREATPEQMTRFQENFKRSLMQFYGNALLEYNNQDIRVIPASGKQDPQRTSVNMEIRDGKGTVYPLSYTMVAMDGTWKLRNVVINGINVGKLFRDQFAQSMQNNRNDLDKVIDSWADTVAKARQARGTQ
- the mlaD gene encoding outer membrane lipid asymmetry maintenance protein MlaD, producing MQNRTMEIGVGLFLLAGLLALMLLALRVSGLAPGSSVDTYKVYAYFDNIAGLTVRAKVTMAGVNIGRVTAIDLDRDSYTGRVTMELDSAVDNLPVDSTASILTAGLLGEKYVGISVGGDEQLLADGGTIHDTQSSLVLEDLIGKFLLNSVNKDQQSQ
- the mlaE gene encoding lipid asymmetry maintenance ABC transporter permease subunit MlaE, which produces MRRTSSLERVRLFGRAGIDVVAALGRSTIFLLRALFGRGTSGNGLQLLIKQLYSVGVLSLAIIIVSGVFIGMVLSLQGFSILAKYGSEQAVGQMVALTLLRELGPVVTALLFAGRAGSALTAEIGNMKSTEQLSSLAMIGVDPLKHIVAPRLWAGFISMPLLAMIFSVVGIWGGAMVAVDWLGVYEGSFWANMQNSVSFREDVLNGVIKSIVFAFVVTWIAVFQGYDCEATSEGISRATTRTVVYASLAVLGLDFILTALMFGDF
- a CDS encoding ATP-binding cassette domain-containing protein — translated: MSAENQYAVELKNVSFQRGERHIFKNVDICIPRGKVTGIMGPSGCGKTTLLRLIAAELRPSAGEIHVNGLNLPDLSRSELFDMRKQMGVLFQSGALFTDLDVFENVAFPLRVHTQLPEEMIRDIVLMKLQAVGLRGAIELMPDELSGGMKRRVALARAIALDPQILMYDEPFVGQDPIAMGVLVRLIRLLNDALGITSIVVSHDLAETASIADYIYVVGDSQVLGQGTPAELRDSDNPRVRQFMQGTPDGPVPFHFQAPNYHDDLLGGR
- a CDS encoding KpsF/GutQ family sugar-phosphate isomerase produces the protein MNQTRDLIDSAQRTIRLEIEAVQELLPRIDANFVKACELILASKGRVVVVGMGKSGHIGNKIAATLASTGTTAFFVHPAEASHGDMGMITRDDVVLALSNSGSTAEIVTLLPLIKRLGITLISMTGNPESPLSKAAEVNLDTRVAKEACPLNLAPTSSTTAALVLGDALAIALLEARGFTAEDFAFSHPGGALGRRLLLKVENVMHAGDSLPQVKRGTSLREALLEMTQKGLGMTAVLENDGRLAGIFTDGDLRRALDKGIDVRDARIDEVMTPHGKTARADMLAAEALKIMEDNKISALVVIDAEGFPIGAFNLGDLLRAGVM
- a CDS encoding KdsC family phosphatase encodes the protein MNDLLKRTQAIKLAIFDVDGVLTDGKLYFLVDGSEFKTFNTLDGQGIKMLINSGVRTAIISGRKTPVVERRAQNLGIQHLYQGREDKLDVLDELLAELGLSYEQVAYLGDDLPDLPVIRRVGLGMAVASANEFVREHAHGVTRARGGEGAAREFCELIMRGQGTLDAAQSAYL